GAACTGGCCGCGCACCGTGTCGGCCAGCGTCTTGATGGTGAGCGTCTTCGCCAGGCCCGGCACGCCTTCGACCAGCAGGTGGCCGCCCGCGAGCATCGCGACCATCACGCGTTCGAGAAAGCGGTCCTGGCCCACGACCACGCGCTTGACCTCGTAGAGGATCTGCTCCATCAGCTCGGCAGTGGCGGGCGCGGTGGAGAAGGTCGACAGGGGAGGGGTCTCTGTGCTCATGCGAAGGGCTTTCGAAGAAATCAGAACGGCGGCGAACCTGCCGCAGAGGCCGCGTTCTCGATGGGCACCGCGAAGCCGATGCCGATGAAGGTGCGCTGCTGCGTCGGGTTGAGGATGGCGGTGACGATGCCCAGCACCTCGCCGTCCATATTGATGAGCGGGCCGCCCGAGTTGCCGGGGTTGGCGGCCGCGTCGAACTGGATCAGGTTGCCCAGCTCCTGCTTGCCCTCGGGCGAGCGGAACGAGCGCTTCAGGCCCGACACCACGCCAGCCGACACCGATGGCCCGATGCCGAACGGAAAGCCCACGGCGGCCACCTGGTCGCCGGGCCGCAGGTCGGCGGTCGAGCGCATCGTGGCGGGAATCAGGTCGTCGGGAATCTTCTGCGCCTGCAGCACCGCGAGATCGTTCTCGGGCTGCACGCCGGTGATGACGGCCACAGCCTCCAACCCGTCGGCGAAGGTGACCTTGATCTTCTCGGCGCCGGCCACGACGTGCAGGTTGGTCAGGATCACACCCTTGTCGACGATCACCACGCCGGTGCCGACACCGCGCTCGACTTCGCCGGGCGCCGTGCCGTCGAGCGGCGCTTCGGGCGGCTTGCCCTTGGCCATGTTGCGGCCGCGCTTCTGGGTCTTGGCTTCGGGCGTGGCCTTCTCGGTGCCATAGCCCACCACCCGAAC
This region of Variovorax sp. RKNM96 genomic DNA includes:
- a CDS encoding trypsin-like peptidase domain-containing protein, with the translated sequence MRRPAFYSRSPRTPPPAAEQAADPTDAAASPDTAGAGGAVQPPAARTGWQPGRKSFALLLVLCAALVTGGTVWWPRQGKAITQKDIDAAVLRTMQTATLPSPAARAADIIRPSVVRVVGYGTEKATPEAKTQKRGRNMAKGKPPEAPLDGTAPGEVERGVGTGVVIVDKGVILTNLHVVAGAEKIKVTFADGLEAVAVITGVQPENDLAVLQAQKIPDDLIPATMRSTADLRPGDQVAAVGFPFGIGPSVSAGVVSGLKRSFRSPEGKQELGNLIQFDAAANPGNSGGPLINMDGEVLGIVTAILNPTQQRTFIGIGFAVPIENAASAAGSPPF